From Rudanella lutea DSM 19387, a single genomic window includes:
- a CDS encoding DUF7133 domain-containing protein: MKTKITPLWLVLGVCLTAFGLSAYRWAGFKPDSRTNADTTVAVYGPYRLTKLPITKGVRILNPVQLALGPRGQLFAANKSGEVYRLRDSDGDGLEDEAVLYCNVTALGLQSPAGFAHKGDTVFIGTSQEIRAFLDTNNDGKADKNWTVFKDIPYSRHPYEWTAGLTVSPDGWLYCALTTDSWNAGASPDPNQYRGAILRISPDGKQVSKVATGIRSVYGMAFNEHGDLFFTDNAGGGNPTEELNLLVKEGFYGHNKAKYKTAETVQGPAYSLETEVAPSGIIFNRPDNPFGGTAGDLFVAFYGPGERWTRGAVSRVSIIRAADGRYSFREQIVADVPKLSALAFGRNGALYLANHGVADYWYNSTQPKSGSFYKLEYDPALAGQPAKVRNGNRPLASVSSREAGRQLFAEYACLACHQVDGTTELLGPNLKGIGKQLSREDILGEILHPSRVIKPGMAGSRITKKDGQVLLGRVVYADAKQISLMLVGNQVVKISRSEIAQTTDETKSLMYENLLKNRPQHEIDQLLDYVVSL, encoded by the coding sequence ATGAAGACGAAAATTACTCCGTTATGGCTTGTTCTGGGCGTGTGCCTGACCGCTTTCGGTCTGTCGGCCTACCGCTGGGCGGGTTTCAAACCCGACTCTCGTACGAATGCCGATACAACGGTGGCGGTCTATGGCCCGTACCGCCTGACCAAACTGCCCATCACGAAGGGCGTCCGGATTCTGAACCCCGTCCAGCTGGCTCTGGGTCCGCGCGGCCAATTGTTTGCCGCCAACAAAAGTGGTGAGGTGTACCGCCTGCGTGACTCCGACGGCGACGGACTCGAAGATGAGGCTGTCCTGTACTGCAACGTTACGGCCCTGGGGCTGCAATCACCGGCAGGGTTTGCCCATAAAGGCGATACCGTTTTTATCGGGACGAGCCAGGAGATTCGGGCATTTCTGGATACAAATAACGACGGTAAAGCCGATAAAAACTGGACCGTTTTCAAGGATATTCCCTACAGTCGGCACCCGTACGAATGGACGGCGGGCCTTACTGTGAGCCCCGATGGCTGGTTGTACTGCGCCCTCACCACCGATTCGTGGAATGCCGGAGCCTCGCCCGATCCTAACCAGTACCGGGGCGCTATTCTGCGGATTTCGCCCGATGGCAAGCAGGTTTCCAAAGTGGCAACCGGCATCCGATCGGTGTACGGTATGGCGTTCAATGAACACGGCGACTTGTTTTTTACTGACAACGCGGGCGGTGGCAACCCAACCGAAGAGCTCAATCTGCTGGTGAAAGAGGGTTTTTACGGCCACAACAAAGCCAAGTACAAAACGGCCGAAACAGTGCAGGGGCCGGCCTACTCGCTCGAAACCGAAGTGGCGCCCTCGGGCATCATTTTCAACCGGCCTGATAATCCGTTTGGTGGTACGGCCGGCGATCTGTTTGTGGCATTCTACGGCCCCGGCGAACGCTGGACCCGGGGGGCTGTGAGCCGGGTGTCGATCATTCGCGCAGCCGATGGGCGGTATAGCTTCCGCGAGCAGATCGTTGCCGATGTCCCCAAACTCTCAGCCCTGGCTTTTGGCCGCAACGGGGCCTTGTATCTGGCCAATCATGGCGTAGCCGACTACTGGTACAATTCGACCCAGCCTAAGTCTGGGAGTTTTTACAAGCTCGAATACGACCCGGCCTTGGCGGGCCAACCGGCCAAAGTCCGCAACGGCAACCGCCCGTTGGCGTCGGTTAGCTCGCGCGAGGCCGGCCGGCAGCTGTTTGCCGAATACGCTTGCCTGGCCTGTCATCAGGTCGACGGCACCACCGAATTGCTCGGGCCGAATCTGAAAGGCATTGGTAAGCAACTATCGCGCGAGGATATTCTGGGCGAAATTCTGCACCCTTCGCGGGTGATTAAGCCGGGTATGGCGGGCTCCCGAATTACCAAAAAAGATGGTCAGGTGCTTCTGGGCCGAGTGGTTTACGCCGACGCGAAGCAGATTTCGCTCATGCTGGTGGGCAATCAGGTGGTCAAAATTTCCCGGAGCGAGATTGCGCAAACAACCGACGAAACCAAGTCGCTCATGTACGAAAACCTCTTGAAAAACCGCCCTCAACACGAAATTGATCAATTGCTGGATTACGTCGTGAGCCTGTAG
- a CDS encoding N-acetylmuramoyl-L-alanine amidase, which translates to MKPASLTTYEQSFFDTGLDSMGRKHILTPTTVPIPGESGKLTYIRCGRENGDTSFFFDEEITKTNIVLHYTAGYLKGDIASLTAPSQEISVPFVIARDGRILNLWSSKYWSYHLGPGAVGGNTAMSKRTIAIEISNIGFLNKIGNNLCSDNNSDDIYCSLTDTAHFKALKTPFRGKSYFATFTSKQYDSLIVLLRYLTRKYNIKRAFLPEPERYSLLTESRINGFSGILTHANFRPDKLDIGPAFEWERVIKGLK; encoded by the coding sequence ATGAAACCCGCAAGCCTCACTACCTACGAACAATCCTTTTTCGACACGGGCCTCGATAGTATGGGCCGTAAGCATATCCTGACGCCCACTACCGTGCCTATTCCGGGTGAGTCGGGAAAGCTGACGTATATCCGGTGCGGGCGCGAAAACGGGGATACGTCGTTCTTTTTCGACGAGGAAATAACCAAGACCAACATTGTACTACATTACACAGCGGGCTATCTGAAAGGAGACATAGCCTCGCTCACGGCACCATCGCAGGAAATATCGGTGCCGTTTGTCATTGCCCGCGACGGGCGTATCCTGAACCTGTGGTCGTCGAAATACTGGTCGTACCACCTCGGGCCGGGCGCAGTCGGTGGCAATACCGCCATGAGCAAGCGGACAATTGCTATCGAAATCTCAAACATTGGTTTCCTGAATAAGATCGGCAACAACCTTTGCTCCGACAATAACTCCGACGACATCTACTGTAGCCTGACCGACACGGCCCATTTCAAGGCCCTCAAAACGCCTTTCCGGGGCAAAAGTTACTTTGCTACGTTTACCTCGAAGCAGTACGATAGTTTAATTGTGCTACTGCGCTACCTGACGCGCAAGTACAATATCAAACGCGCTTTCCTGCCCGAACCCGAACGGTATAGTTTGCTTACCGAGAGCCGAATCAACGGGTTCAGTGGTATTCTGACCCATGCCAATTTCCGCCCTGACAAGCTGGATATTGGCCCGGCCTTCGAATGGGAGCGGGTAATAAAAGGGTTGAAATAA
- a CDS encoding DUF2059 domain-containing protein, with protein MKVILYIAVSLFCFSLPANAQNSEKRARIKYLFTLMKQDSLILKQMDASIAAYKSLSNSFLDSTRVKVDSSMIRRRDTFMQKMITITKANSLKMLNEDMVEIYDQHFTMEEIDAFCVFYRTPAGQKFVSKLPEITKDIMTRTMTKYQPEVMKIVKEFMDESKRELEQQFKK; from the coding sequence ATGAAAGTAATACTGTATATCGCCGTTAGTCTGTTCTGTTTTTCTCTGCCTGCAAATGCTCAAAATTCGGAGAAGAGAGCCCGGATAAAGTATTTGTTCACGCTCATGAAGCAAGATTCGTTGATTTTGAAGCAAATGGATGCCTCAATAGCCGCCTACAAAAGTTTATCAAATTCATTCCTGGATAGCACGCGCGTGAAAGTGGACTCGTCAATGATTCGGAGACGGGATACGTTCATGCAGAAAATGATAACGATCACGAAAGCAAATAGCCTGAAGATGCTAAATGAAGATATGGTTGAAATCTACGATCAGCACTTCACGATGGAGGAGATTGACGCCTTTTGTGTATTCTATCGGACGCCTGCTGGTCAGAAATTTGTCAGTAAGCTCCCGGAAATTACCAAAGACATCATGACGAGAACCATGACAAAGTATCAGCCCGAGGTGATGAAAATAGTGAAAGAGTTTATGGACGAGTCGAAACGTGAGCTCGAACAGCAATTCAAAAAATAA
- the leuC gene encoding 3-isopropylmalate dehydratase large subunit, with protein MSTPKTLFDKVWDAHVIRHVEDGPDVLFIDRHFIHEVTSPVAFLGLEGRGAGVLFSGRTFATADHNTPTINQHLPVADPLSANQLAALERNAKKYNISHWGLGHQKNGIVHVVGPENGITLPGMTIVCGDSHTSTHGAFGAIAFGIGTSEVEMVLATQCIMQPKPKKMRISVNGTVGKGVLPKDVILYIISQISASGATGYFVEYAGDVFRNMTMEGRMTVCNMSIEMGARGGMVAPDQTTLDYLKGRELAPQGEAWDKLVPYFESLKTDDGAEFDVDLTFDAADIEPQITYGTNPGLGTGVTRQIPLAEAVKDGAASYKKSLQYMGFAENDSMLGKPVDFVFLGSCTNGRIEDFRAFASIVKGRKKADNVTAWLVPGSHIVEAQIKEEGILDILSEAGFQLRQPGCSACLAMNEDKIPAGKYAVSTSNRNFEGRQGPGARTLLASPLVAAAAAVTGKVTDPREFI; from the coding sequence ATGAGTACCCCCAAAACCTTGTTCGATAAAGTCTGGGATGCCCACGTCATCCGGCACGTCGAAGATGGGCCCGATGTGTTGTTCATCGACCGTCATTTTATTCACGAAGTAACCAGCCCGGTTGCTTTCCTGGGCCTCGAAGGACGGGGCGCGGGTGTCCTGTTTTCGGGCCGCACCTTTGCTACGGCCGACCACAATACGCCCACCATCAACCAGCACCTGCCCGTAGCCGATCCGCTGTCGGCCAATCAGTTGGCGGCTCTGGAGCGTAACGCTAAAAAATACAACATCTCGCACTGGGGGCTGGGCCACCAGAAAAACGGGATCGTGCATGTGGTAGGCCCAGAAAACGGGATCACCCTGCCCGGTATGACCATCGTTTGTGGCGACTCGCACACCAGCACGCACGGAGCTTTCGGAGCTATTGCGTTTGGTATCGGCACCTCGGAGGTCGAAATGGTGCTGGCAACCCAGTGTATCATGCAGCCGAAGCCGAAAAAAATGCGGATTTCGGTCAATGGCACCGTAGGCAAAGGCGTTCTGCCCAAAGACGTTATTCTGTACATTATTTCGCAGATTTCGGCCAGTGGAGCCACGGGTTACTTTGTCGAGTATGCAGGCGATGTGTTCCGGAACATGACCATGGAAGGCCGCATGACGGTATGTAACATGAGCATCGAGATGGGTGCACGGGGCGGTATGGTAGCCCCCGACCAAACCACGCTGGACTACCTGAAAGGCCGCGAGCTGGCTCCGCAGGGCGAGGCCTGGGACAAGCTTGTACCGTATTTCGAATCGCTCAAAACCGACGACGGTGCCGAATTCGACGTGGACCTCACGTTCGATGCGGCCGACATTGAGCCTCAGATCACGTATGGCACCAACCCCGGCCTTGGTACGGGCGTAACTCGCCAGATTCCGCTGGCCGAAGCCGTAAAAGATGGCGCAGCCAGCTACAAAAAATCACTGCAATACATGGGCTTTGCCGAAAACGATTCGATGCTGGGCAAACCCGTCGATTTTGTGTTCCTCGGCAGCTGCACCAACGGCCGTATCGAAGACTTCCGGGCGTTTGCGTCTATCGTAAAGGGCCGCAAAAAAGCCGACAACGTAACGGCCTGGCTCGTGCCGGGTTCGCATATTGTTGAGGCTCAGATTAAGGAAGAAGGTATTCTCGACATTCTGTCGGAAGCCGGTTTTCAGCTTCGTCAGCCCGGCTGCTCGGCTTGTTTGGCCATGAACGAAGACAAAATCCCGGCCGGCAAGTACGCCGTATCGACCTCAAACCGCAACTTCGAAGGGCGTCAGGGCCCCGGTGCCCGCACCCTGTTGGCCAGCCCGCTTGTAGCAGCCGCAGCCGCCGTAACCGGCAAGGTTACTGACCCACGGGAATTTATATAG
- the leuD gene encoding 3-isopropylmalate dehydratase small subunit produces the protein MAYDKFTVLRSTAVPMPIENVDTDQIIPARFLKATERKGFGDNLFRDWRYNNDDTPKADFVLNNPTYKGKILVGGKNFGSGSSREHAAWAIYDYGFRCVVSSFFADIFRGNALNIGILPVQVSPEFLEKIFAAIEADPNTELEVNLPEQTITILATGESESFGINGYKKHNLTNGFDDIDYLLSMKGEIEQFAETRPF, from the coding sequence ATGGCTTACGATAAATTTACGGTTCTCCGGTCTACGGCCGTTCCGATGCCCATCGAGAACGTTGATACGGACCAAATCATACCCGCCCGCTTCCTCAAAGCCACAGAGCGCAAAGGATTTGGCGACAATCTGTTCCGCGATTGGCGGTACAACAATGACGATACCCCCAAGGCCGATTTTGTGCTGAACAACCCGACCTACAAAGGTAAAATCCTGGTAGGAGGCAAAAATTTCGGGAGTGGCTCAAGTCGCGAGCACGCTGCCTGGGCTATCTACGACTACGGCTTCCGGTGTGTGGTATCAAGCTTTTTTGCCGACATTTTCCGGGGCAACGCCCTGAACATCGGCATTCTGCCGGTGCAGGTGAGCCCTGAGTTTCTGGAGAAAATCTTCGCAGCCATCGAGGCCGACCCCAACACCGAGCTGGAGGTGAACCTGCCCGAACAAACCATCACGATTCTGGCAACGGGCGAGAGCGAGAGCTTCGGCATCAACGGCTACAAGAAGCACAACCTCACCAACGGTTTCGACGATATCGATTATCTGTTGTCTATGAAAGGGGAGATTGAGCAGTTTGCCGAAACGAGACCATTTTAA
- a CDS encoding alpha-isopropylmalate synthase regulatory domain-containing protein produces the protein MNHRYIEIMDTTLRDGEQTSGVSFSASEKLALAQLLLTEVKVDRVEVASARVSAGELEAVQQITRWAAGAGLLDRVEVLTFVDGGASLEWMQASGARVMNLLTKGSLNHLTHQLKKTPEVHFADIAQTITDAQKLGIQVNVYLEDWSNGMRNSPDYVLQFLDFLQTQPVRRVLLPDTLGVLTPAESYTFVDQLVTRYAGMHFDFHAHNDYDLGVANVMEALRAGAHGIHLTVNGLGERAGNAPLASTIAVLRDFMPQLKLGVVEKSLYQVSKIVETFSGLRIPDNKPVVGDNVFTQTAGIHADGDKKNNLYFNALLPERFGRKRSYALGKMSGKANIDNNLRELGIQLSDEDLKKVTQRVIELGDLKEVVTREDLPYVIADVLNTNAIASRVEVLNYVLTHSKDLKPSATLRVRIDEELFEENAQGDGQYDAFMNALKKVYSRKKMTLPMLTDYAVRIPTGGRTDALCETIITWKVKNREFKTRGLDSDQTVSAIKATQKMLNTLE, from the coding sequence ATGAACCACCGTTACATTGAAATTATGGACACGACCCTCCGCGATGGTGAACAAACCAGCGGGGTGTCGTTTTCGGCTTCCGAAAAACTGGCCCTGGCGCAACTGCTGCTGACCGAGGTAAAAGTCGACCGGGTCGAGGTTGCATCGGCGCGGGTGTCGGCGGGTGAATTGGAAGCGGTACAGCAGATCACGCGCTGGGCAGCCGGGGCGGGTTTGCTCGATCGGGTCGAGGTGCTCACGTTTGTCGATGGCGGGGCTTCGCTCGAGTGGATGCAGGCTTCGGGCGCGCGGGTCATGAATCTGCTCACCAAAGGCTCGCTCAACCACCTCACGCACCAGCTCAAGAAAACACCGGAGGTACATTTTGCCGACATTGCACAGACCATAACCGACGCGCAGAAGCTCGGTATTCAGGTCAATGTGTACCTGGAAGACTGGAGCAACGGGATGCGTAACTCACCGGACTACGTGCTGCAGTTCCTGGATTTCCTCCAGACGCAGCCTGTCCGCCGGGTATTACTGCCCGATACACTCGGCGTGCTGACACCCGCCGAAAGCTACACGTTTGTCGATCAGTTGGTGACGCGGTACGCCGGTATGCACTTCGATTTTCATGCGCACAACGACTACGATCTCGGCGTGGCCAACGTGATGGAGGCCCTGCGAGCGGGTGCCCATGGCATTCACCTGACCGTAAATGGGTTGGGCGAGCGGGCCGGAAATGCCCCCTTGGCCAGCACCATCGCCGTCTTGCGCGACTTTATGCCCCAGCTCAAGCTGGGCGTGGTCGAAAAGTCGCTGTATCAGGTTAGCAAGATTGTCGAGACGTTTTCGGGCCTTCGGATTCCCGATAACAAACCCGTTGTGGGCGATAACGTTTTTACCCAAACAGCGGGTATCCATGCCGATGGTGACAAGAAGAACAACCTGTATTTCAATGCGTTGCTTCCTGAGCGCTTCGGCCGCAAACGGAGTTACGCGCTGGGCAAGATGTCGGGTAAGGCCAATATCGACAACAACCTCCGCGAGCTGGGTATTCAATTGTCGGACGAAGACCTGAAGAAAGTAACCCAGCGCGTTATCGAACTGGGCGACCTGAAAGAGGTTGTCACCCGCGAAGACCTGCCCTACGTGATTGCCGACGTTCTGAATACCAACGCCATTGCGTCGCGGGTGGAGGTGCTCAATTACGTGCTCACTCACTCCAAAGACCTCAAGCCCTCGGCTACGCTGCGGGTTCGGATCGACGAGGAGCTGTTCGAAGAAAACGCGCAGGGCGATGGGCAGTATGATGCCTTCATGAACGCGCTCAAGAAGGTGTACAGCCGTAAAAAGATGACCTTGCCCATGCTCACCGACTACGCCGTTCGGATTCCGACCGGGGGGCGCACCGATGCCTTGTGCGAGACAATCATTACCTGGAAGGTTAAAAACCGCGAATTCAAAACCCGGGGGCTCGACTCCGACCAAACCGTGTCGGCCATTAAGGCTACCCAGAAAATGTTAAATACACTTGAATAG
- the leuB gene encoding 3-isopropylmalate dehydrogenase, which translates to MKKHILVVPGDGIGAEVTAVGKQILEVIAQKFGHEFTYDEALIGHVAIEATGSPLPEETLTKMKSADAVLFGAVGHPKYDNDPSAKVRPEQGLLKMRKELGLYANLRPIKLFDELLEASSIKPEILRGADILFFRELTGDVYFGKRERLDDGNTAYDTMIYSKYEVERIVRKAFEAARTRSKRLCSVDKANVLESSRLWREVVQAIAPEYPDVTVEHQFIDAAAMLLIKDPKRFDVVVTGNLFGDILTDEASQIAGSMGMLASASVGDSTGVYEPIHGSAHDITGKGVANPLASVLSVALLLEISFGLKTEAEAVINSVDAVLKSGYRTRDIADADTPADKVLGTNQMGEQVLAQLA; encoded by the coding sequence ATGAAAAAACACATCCTTGTAGTGCCCGGTGATGGTATCGGTGCCGAAGTGACCGCCGTTGGCAAGCAGATTCTGGAAGTAATTGCTCAGAAGTTTGGGCATGAGTTTACCTACGACGAAGCCCTGATTGGGCACGTTGCCATTGAGGCAACTGGTTCGCCCCTGCCCGAAGAAACCCTCACCAAAATGAAATCGGCCGATGCCGTCCTGTTCGGAGCCGTAGGGCACCCCAAGTACGACAACGACCCCTCGGCGAAGGTGCGCCCTGAGCAGGGACTTCTGAAAATGCGCAAAGAACTGGGCCTGTACGCCAACCTGCGGCCTATCAAGCTGTTCGACGAACTGCTGGAAGCATCGAGCATTAAGCCCGAAATTCTGCGTGGGGCCGACATTCTGTTTTTCCGGGAGCTGACAGGCGACGTGTATTTTGGTAAGCGGGAGCGGCTCGACGACGGCAACACCGCGTACGATACCATGATCTACAGCAAGTACGAGGTAGAGCGGATTGTGCGTAAAGCGTTCGAAGCGGCCCGGACCCGGAGCAAGCGCCTTTGCTCGGTCGATAAGGCCAACGTACTCGAAAGCAGCCGGCTCTGGCGCGAAGTGGTGCAGGCTATTGCGCCCGAATACCCCGACGTAACGGTAGAGCATCAGTTTATCGATGCGGCTGCCATGCTGCTGATCAAAGACCCTAAGCGGTTCGATGTGGTGGTAACGGGTAACCTTTTTGGGGATATTCTGACCGACGAAGCCTCGCAGATTGCCGGTTCGATGGGCATGCTGGCTTCGGCCTCGGTTGGCGACAGCACCGGCGTGTACGAACCGATTCACGGATCAGCGCACGATATTACCGGCAAAGGCGTAGCCAATCCGCTGGCGTCGGTATTGTCGGTAGCCTTGCTCCTGGAAATCTCGTTTGGCCTGAAAACAGAGGCAGAAGCGGTTATTAATTCCGTTGACGCTGTACTGAAAAGCGGTTATCGGACCCGCGATATTGCCGATGCCGATACCCCAGCCGATAAGGTGTTGGGAACGAACCAAATGGGTGAGCAGGTTCTGGCGCAATTAGCCTGA
- a CDS encoding 2-isopropylmalate synthase: MSQRIFIFDTTLRDGEQVPGCQLTTEEKVVVAKELERLGVDIIEAGFPISSPGDFRSVEEIAKAVTRPTVCALSRAVKGDIDAAGQALKHARQGRIHTGIGASDIHIRNKFGSTREAILEQAVSAVKHARSYVDDVEFYAEDAGRADLDFLCRLTEAVIAAGATVVNIPDTTGYCLPNEYGDKIRYIYNNVPNVDKATISIHCHNDLGLATANTLAGIANGARQVEVTMNGIGERAGNTSLEEVVMALKVHKELGFETGIDTTRLFPVSRLVSEMMRMPVQANKAIVGRNAFAHSSGIHQDGFLKHSENYEIMNPLDVGVDKSLIVLTARSGRHALKHRLELLGFRYDKPTLDGIYKRFLDMADIRKEVNDKDLMELVR; encoded by the coding sequence ATGAGTCAGCGCATTTTCATCTTCGACACAACTCTTCGCGACGGCGAGCAGGTACCCGGTTGTCAGCTAACAACTGAAGAAAAAGTAGTGGTAGCCAAGGAACTGGAACGATTAGGCGTTGACATCATCGAGGCCGGTTTCCCGATTTCGAGTCCCGGCGATTTTCGGTCGGTCGAGGAGATTGCCAAAGCCGTAACCCGTCCAACCGTTTGTGCCCTGTCGCGGGCCGTTAAAGGCGATATCGACGCGGCCGGACAAGCGCTGAAGCACGCGCGGCAAGGGCGTATTCATACGGGTATCGGTGCGTCGGATATTCACATTCGCAACAAGTTCGGGAGCACCCGCGAGGCCATCCTGGAACAGGCCGTGTCGGCCGTGAAACACGCTCGCTCGTACGTCGACGATGTGGAATTCTACGCCGAAGACGCTGGCCGGGCCGATCTGGATTTTCTGTGCCGCCTGACCGAAGCTGTCATTGCGGCCGGGGCTACGGTGGTCAATATTCCCGACACAACGGGTTACTGCCTGCCCAATGAGTACGGCGACAAAATCCGGTACATCTACAACAACGTGCCGAACGTCGATAAGGCTACGATTTCGATTCACTGCCATAACGACCTGGGTCTGGCAACGGCCAACACCCTGGCGGGTATTGCCAACGGCGCCCGGCAGGTAGAGGTGACCATGAACGGTATTGGCGAACGGGCGGGCAACACCTCACTCGAAGAGGTGGTGATGGCGCTCAAAGTGCACAAAGAGTTAGGTTTTGAAACCGGTATTGACACCACGCGCCTGTTTCCGGTGAGTCGGCTCGTATCCGAAATGATGCGGATGCCGGTACAGGCCAACAAAGCGATTGTAGGCCGCAATGCGTTTGCGCACTCGTCGGGTATCCATCAGGATGGCTTCCTGAAGCATTCTGAAAACTACGAGATCATGAACCCCCTCGATGTAGGTGTGGATAAATCGCTGATCGTACTGACGGCCCGCTCGGGACGGCACGCGCTCAAGCACCGGCTCGAACTGCTGGGCTTCCGGTACGATAAACCGACGCTCGACGGTATTTACAAGCGATTCCTCGACATGGCCGACATTCGTAAAGAGGTGAACGACAAAGATTTGATGGAGTTGGTGCGGTAA
- a CDS encoding YraN family protein — protein sequence MAAHNDFGKQGEEEAIRYLQAEGYQVLESNYRYQHAEIDLIAQKGKLLVFVEVKARSSTAYGNPEEFVSYTKVRLLKRVAEHYIFARNWHHDVRFDIIAIVRTNGEMKVKHIEDAFY from the coding sequence ATGGCCGCACATAATGATTTTGGCAAACAGGGCGAGGAAGAGGCCATTCGGTATCTGCAGGCCGAAGGGTATCAGGTACTGGAGAGTAACTACCGCTACCAGCATGCTGAGATTGATCTGATTGCTCAGAAAGGGAAGTTACTCGTTTTTGTAGAGGTGAAAGCCCGCAGCAGTACGGCCTACGGCAACCCCGAAGAGTTTGTGTCGTACACCAAAGTGAGGCTACTCAAACGGGTGGCCGAGCACTACATCTTTGCCCGCAACTGGCATCACGATGTCCGGTTCGACATTATCGCCATCGTCCGCACGAATGGCGAGATGAAGGTGAAGCACATCGAAGATGCGTTTTATTAA
- the lipB gene encoding lipoyl(octanoyl) transferase LipB, which yields MNKKVQVQHWGLIDYQEAWDRQEGMFADTIAQKVANRSRPAEEQLPTSNYLIFCEHPHVYTLGKSGHETNLLANDDFLKTIGATYHRINRGGDITYHGPGQLVGYPILDLDNFFTDIHRYMRLLEEAVIRTLADYGLVAGRIEGLGSERLTGVWLGEGVQAGGLTTTGPARKICAMGVKASRWVTMHGFALNVNTDLSYFGHIVPCGITDKAVTSLSAELGRPVEMTEVAGIMQRHLAALFEMEIV from the coding sequence GTGAACAAAAAAGTACAGGTGCAGCATTGGGGACTGATTGATTATCAGGAGGCTTGGGACAGGCAGGAAGGGATGTTTGCCGACACGATCGCTCAGAAAGTAGCCAACCGGAGCCGCCCCGCCGAGGAGCAGTTACCAACCTCGAACTACCTGATTTTTTGCGAGCATCCGCACGTGTACACCCTCGGAAAAAGTGGGCATGAAACCAACTTGCTGGCGAATGACGACTTTCTGAAAACCATCGGGGCTACCTACCATCGGATCAATCGGGGGGGGGATATTACCTACCATGGCCCCGGTCAGCTGGTGGGCTACCCGATTCTGGATTTGGATAACTTTTTCACCGACATTCACCGGTACATGCGTTTGCTCGAAGAAGCAGTTATTCGTACCCTGGCCGATTATGGTCTGGTAGCCGGGCGCATCGAAGGGCTGGGGAGTGAACGATTGACGGGTGTGTGGCTCGGTGAGGGCGTGCAAGCCGGTGGGTTGACCACCACAGGCCCGGCCCGCAAGATTTGCGCAATGGGCGTAAAAGCGAGCCGTTGGGTAACGATGCACGGTTTTGCCCTCAACGTGAATACAGATTTGAGCTATTTTGGGCATATTGTCCCCTGTGGTATTACCGACAAAGCCGTGACTTCACTGTCGGCCGAGTTGGGGCGCCCGGTAGAGATGACCGAAGTGGCGGGGATTATGCAGCGGCACTTGGCAGCCCTCTTTGAGATGGAAATCGTTTAA